One window of Kosakonia cowanii JCM 10956 = DSM 18146 genomic DNA carries:
- the dppD gene encoding dipeptide ABC transporter ATP-binding protein, translated as MALLNVDKLSVHFGDVGAEFRAVDRISYSVNQGEVIGIVGESGSGKSVSSLAIMGLIDFPGRVMAEKLEFNGQDLKRISEKERRSLVGSEVAMIFQDPMTSLNPCYTVGFQIMEAIKVHQGGNKKTRRQRAIDLLNQVGIPDPASRLDVYPHQLSGGMSQRVMIAMAIACQPKLLIADEPTTALDVTIQAQIIELLLELQQQKNMALILITHDLALVAEAAHKIIVMYAGQVVEAGESRDIFRAPRHPYTQALLRALPEFAQDKARLASLPGVVPGKYDRPSGCLLNPRCPYATDKCRVDEPDLNTVDGGRQSKCHYPLDDAGRPNYEYA; from the coding sequence ATGGCGTTATTAAATGTAGATAAATTATCGGTGCACTTCGGCGACGTTGGTGCCGAGTTCCGCGCCGTAGACCGCATTAGCTACAGCGTAAATCAGGGCGAAGTGATCGGCATCGTCGGCGAGTCCGGCTCCGGTAAATCGGTCAGCTCGCTGGCGATCATGGGGCTGATTGATTTCCCCGGCCGCGTCATGGCAGAGAAGCTGGAGTTTAACGGTCAGGATTTAAAACGGATTTCGGAAAAAGAGCGCCGCAGCCTGGTCGGCTCGGAAGTGGCGATGATTTTCCAGGATCCGATGACCAGCCTTAACCCCTGCTACACCGTCGGTTTCCAGATTATGGAAGCGATCAAAGTGCATCAGGGCGGCAATAAGAAAACCCGCCGCCAGCGGGCGATCGACCTGCTCAACCAGGTCGGTATTCCCGACCCGGCTTCGCGGCTGGACGTTTACCCGCACCAGCTTTCGGGCGGTATGAGCCAGCGCGTGATGATCGCGATGGCGATTGCCTGCCAGCCGAAGCTGCTGATTGCCGATGAACCGACCACTGCGTTGGACGTTACCATTCAGGCGCAGATCATCGAACTGCTGCTGGAGTTGCAGCAGCAAAAGAACATGGCGCTGATCCTGATTACGCACGATCTGGCGCTGGTGGCGGAAGCGGCGCACAAAATCATCGTCATGTATGCAGGCCAGGTGGTGGAAGCGGGCGAATCGCGGGATATCTTCCGCGCGCCGCGTCACCCGTACACCCAGGCGCTGCTGCGCGCGCTGCCGGAGTTTGCCCAGGACAAAGCGCGTCTGGCGTCGCTGCCGGGCGTAGTACCGGGGAAATATGACCGCCCGAGCGGCTGTCTGCTCAACCCGCGCTGCCCCTATGCGACGGACAAATGCCGCGTCGATGAGCCGGATCTGAACACCGTCGACGGCGGCCGCCAGTCCAAATGTCACTACCCACTCGATGATGCCGGGAGGCCGAATTATGAGTACGCATGA
- the dppF gene encoding dipeptide ABC transporter ATP-binding subunit DppF, translated as MSTHEATSQQPLLQAIDLKKHYPVKKGFFAPERLVKALDGVSFSLERGKTLAVVGESGCGKSTLGRLLTMIETPTGGELYYQGQDLLKHDPQAQKLRRQKIQIVFQNPYGSLNPRKKVGQILEEPLLINSSLSREARREKALAMMAKVGLKTEHYDRYPHMFSGGQRQRIAIARGLMLDPDVVIADEPVSALDVSVRAQVLNLMMDLQQDLGLSYVFISHDLSVVEHIADEVMVMYLGRCVEKGSKEQIFANPRHPYTQALLSATPRLNPDDRRERIKLTGELPSPLNPPPGCAFNARCSRRFGPCTQLQPQLKDYNGQLVACFAVDKDENREIPQV; from the coding sequence ATGAGTACGCATGAGGCCACTTCGCAGCAGCCGCTGTTGCAGGCGATCGACCTGAAAAAACACTACCCGGTGAAGAAGGGCTTTTTCGCCCCGGAGCGCCTGGTTAAAGCGCTGGACGGCGTCTCGTTTTCGCTGGAGCGCGGTAAAACTCTGGCGGTGGTCGGCGAGTCCGGCTGCGGTAAATCAACGCTTGGCCGCCTGCTGACGATGATTGAAACACCGACCGGCGGCGAGCTGTACTACCAGGGCCAGGATCTGCTCAAGCACGATCCGCAGGCGCAGAAGCTGCGTCGGCAGAAAATCCAGATCGTCTTTCAGAACCCCTATGGCTCGCTGAACCCGCGTAAAAAAGTGGGGCAGATCCTCGAAGAGCCGCTGTTGATTAACAGCTCCCTCAGCAGAGAGGCGCGCCGCGAGAAAGCGCTGGCGATGATGGCGAAAGTGGGGCTGAAAACCGAGCACTACGACCGCTACCCGCATATGTTCTCCGGCGGTCAGCGTCAGCGTATTGCTATCGCCCGTGGCCTCATGCTCGACCCGGACGTGGTGATTGCCGATGAACCGGTCTCCGCGCTCGACGTCTCCGTGCGTGCGCAGGTGCTGAACCTGATGATGGATCTGCAGCAGGATTTAGGGCTCTCCTACGTCTTTATTTCGCACGACCTGTCGGTGGTGGAGCACATTGCCGATGAAGTCATGGTGATGTATCTCGGCCGCTGCGTGGAGAAGGGCAGCAAAGAGCAGATCTTTGCCAACCCGCGCCACCCTTACACCCAGGCGCTGCTCTCCGCGACGCCGCGGCTTAACCCGGACGATCGCCGCGAGCGCATTAAGCTCACCGGCGAGCTGCCGAGCCCGCTCAACCCGCCGCCGGGCTGTGCCTTTAATGCCCGTTGTAGCCGGCGCTTCGGCCCCTGCACGCAGTTGCAGCCGCAGTTGAAGGATTACAATGGTCAGCTGGTGGCCTGTTTTGCGGTGGATAAGGATGAGAATCGCGAGATTCCACAGGTGTAG
- the bcsO gene encoding cellulose biosynthesis protein BcsO — protein MKHYDDLQRFREKSGKQHHAFKDLSTQSLAADQGNWAILNQLAPADENAGLALGGHVASSVPQPVDIERFASEAQMMPPPIRDTAIASQPESAPAQRPAAPPQRDVSIHYEQLFAAKPAQTKPRSQKNQPLQPLLERIAACR, from the coding sequence ATGAAGCATTATGATGATTTGCAGAGATTCAGGGAGAAGAGCGGCAAACAGCATCACGCCTTCAAAGACCTCTCTACCCAATCCCTTGCCGCCGACCAGGGTAACTGGGCGATCCTCAACCAGCTCGCGCCCGCCGATGAAAATGCCGGGCTGGCGCTGGGCGGGCATGTGGCCTCTTCTGTTCCACAACCTGTTGATATCGAGCGCTTCGCTTCAGAAGCACAAATGATGCCCCCGCCAATCCGCGACACCGCGATCGCCAGCCAACCCGAAAGCGCGCCAGCACAGCGCCCGGCCGCACCGCCGCAGCGTGACGTCAGCATTCATTATGAGCAGCTGTTTGCCGCGAAACCCGCGCAAACTAAACCGCGCAGCCAGAAAAACCAGCCTCTACAACCGTTGCTAGAAAGGATTGCCGCATGCCGCTGA
- the bcsQ gene encoding cellulose biosynthesis protein BcsQ, which translates to MPLICVCSPKGGTGKTTLAANLAYALARNGSKVLALDFDVQNSLRLHFGVPLSDTRGYVARAADASDWSQFVLTAGGNIFVLPYGDATDAQRCDFEERLTHDEHFLTRGLNTLLNYPGLIIVADFPTGPSAALTALSRQADLHLIPLLADSASLSLLPQIENHRLTGDVLNQKAGHFVVLNQSDNRRQISRDVTAFMEQRLGNQLLGVLHRDESVVEANASQQSVFDFSPASAAAFDIELIAKRAAGMLGVNIGDGTLHSSPRMSGL; encoded by the coding sequence ATGCCGCTGATTTGTGTCTGCTCGCCGAAAGGTGGGACAGGGAAAACGACCCTCGCGGCGAACCTCGCCTATGCGCTGGCCCGCAACGGCAGCAAAGTGCTGGCGCTCGATTTCGACGTGCAAAACAGCCTGCGCCTGCACTTCGGCGTGCCGCTCTCCGACACACGCGGCTATGTCGCCCGCGCTGCGGATGCCTCCGACTGGAGCCAGTTTGTCCTCACCGCCGGCGGCAATATTTTTGTCCTGCCCTATGGCGATGCCACCGACGCGCAGCGCTGCGACTTTGAAGAGCGCCTCACCCATGATGAGCACTTCCTCACCCGTGGGCTGAACACGCTGCTTAACTACCCGGGGCTGATTATTGTCGCCGACTTCCCGACAGGCCCCTCAGCGGCGTTAACCGCCCTGTCGCGCCAGGCCGATCTGCACCTGATTCCGTTGCTGGCAGATAGCGCCTCGCTCTCACTGCTGCCGCAGATTGAAAACCACCGCCTCACCGGAGATGTGCTGAACCAGAAAGCGGGCCACTTTGTGGTGCTCAACCAGAGCGATAATCGCCGCCAAATCAGCCGTGATGTCACCGCATTTATGGAGCAGCGCCTCGGCAACCAGTTGCTCGGCGTGCTGCACCGCGACGAAAGCGTGGTGGAAGCCAACGCTTCACAGCAGTCGGTGTTCGACTTCAGCCCGGCTTCGGCTGCGGCATTTGATATTGAGCTTATCGCCAAACGCGCCGCTGGCATGCTGGGCGTCAACATTGGCGACGGCACGCTGCACAGCTCGCCGCGCATGTCGGGGCTTTAA
- the bcsA gene encoding UDP-forming cellulose synthase catalytic subunit: MKKILSLLLALVMLPLALLVIITPMDSQKQYIFGLISIGALFIAGTISKKRSVSLVMVAMSVLLSTRYMYFRLTQTLHFNSEIETLLGMGLFLAEVYVWVMLLLSYLQTAWPLKRDIVPLPDDTSLWPTVDVYIPSYNEPLEVVRDTVLAAQCLDYPRDKLKIYLLDDGKRSEFAVFAADVGVGYITRNDNAHAKAGNLNHAMKLTHGELICVFDCDHVATRIFLQATVGGFLQDPKLALVQTPHYFYSPDPFERNLSVGRNIPNEGALFYGPIQQGNDNWNATFFCGSCAVIRRSALDQIGGFAVETVTEDAHTALKLQRLGWGSAFIDIPLAAGLATERLVLHVIQRTRWARGMTQIFRLDNPLLGRGLTLQQRLCYLSAMLYYQFALPRIAFLTAPLAYLLFNLNIIHSSASLIFAYALPHLFLAVYVNSRLNGRFRYSFWGEIYDLVLAFHIVLPTAVTMLFPKRGKFNVTDKGGLLNVGYFDFSVVRPHLIIALLLGAGVIAGIVRACAHDYFGVDPRVIALNVGWGLYSLIFLLAAIAVARETRQTRKTIRIEVEIPVLIHYASGIVSRSQTADLSMGGCRIVAPDDRHLKDEIEEIELLLHSGAIALPVQTVASDESAIRLMFNDIPLARRRELVRVVLARADAWIHPPKPQDNPFRSMLTIVRCVFDLFWLTWRSRRENRRLRGEKAQEEGRV, from the coding sequence ATGAAAAAAATCCTCTCTCTCCTGCTGGCGCTGGTTATGCTGCCGCTCGCCCTGTTGGTGATCATCACGCCGATGGACAGCCAGAAGCAGTATATTTTTGGTCTCATCAGCATCGGCGCGCTGTTTATTGCGGGCACTATCAGTAAAAAGCGCAGCGTCTCGCTGGTGATGGTGGCGATGTCGGTGCTGCTCTCCACCCGCTACATGTACTTTCGCCTGACCCAGACGCTGCACTTCAACTCGGAAATTGAAACGCTGCTCGGCATGGGGCTGTTTCTGGCCGAAGTCTATGTCTGGGTGATGCTGCTGCTCAGCTACCTGCAAACCGCCTGGCCGCTGAAGCGCGACATTGTGCCGCTGCCGGATGACACCAGCCTGTGGCCAACGGTCGATGTCTATATCCCCTCCTATAACGAGCCGCTGGAGGTGGTGCGCGACACGGTGCTGGCGGCGCAGTGCCTCGACTACCCGCGTGACAAACTGAAGATCTACCTACTCGACGATGGTAAACGCAGCGAGTTCGCGGTGTTTGCCGCCGATGTCGGCGTCGGCTACATCACGCGCAATGACAATGCCCATGCGAAGGCGGGCAACCTCAACCATGCGATGAAGCTGACCCACGGCGAGTTAATTTGTGTTTTTGACTGCGACCACGTGGCGACGCGCATCTTTTTACAGGCTACCGTCGGCGGTTTCCTGCAAGATCCGAAACTGGCGCTGGTGCAGACGCCGCACTACTTCTACTCGCCGGATCCGTTCGAGCGTAATCTCTCGGTCGGGCGCAATATTCCCAACGAAGGGGCACTCTTCTATGGCCCAATCCAGCAGGGGAATGACAACTGGAACGCCACCTTTTTTTGCGGCTCCTGCGCCGTGATTCGCCGCAGCGCGCTCGATCAGATTGGCGGCTTTGCGGTCGAAACTGTGACCGAAGATGCCCACACCGCGCTGAAGTTGCAGCGTCTTGGCTGGGGCTCGGCGTTTATTGATATCCCGCTGGCAGCGGGGCTGGCGACGGAGCGGCTGGTGCTGCATGTTATTCAGCGTACCCGCTGGGCGCGCGGCATGACGCAGATCTTCCGTCTCGACAACCCGCTGCTCGGGCGCGGGCTGACGCTGCAACAGCGGCTCTGCTACTTGAGCGCGATGCTCTATTACCAGTTTGCCCTGCCGCGCATCGCCTTCTTAACCGCGCCGCTGGCCTACTTGCTCTTTAACCTCAACATCATTCACTCCTCGGCGAGCCTGATTTTCGCCTACGCGCTGCCGCACCTCTTTCTCGCGGTGTATGTTAACTCGCGGCTGAATGGGCGCTTTCGCTACAGCTTCTGGGGCGAGATTTACGACTTGGTGCTCGCCTTCCACATTGTGCTGCCGACGGCGGTCACCATGCTGTTTCCGAAACGCGGCAAATTCAACGTCACCGACAAGGGTGGCCTGCTTAACGTCGGCTACTTCGACTTCAGCGTGGTGCGCCCGCACCTGATTATCGCCCTGCTGCTTGGCGCAGGGGTGATTGCCGGGATTGTCCGCGCTTGCGCCCACGACTACTTCGGCGTCGATCCGCGCGTGATTGCCCTCAACGTCGGCTGGGGGTTATACAGCCTCATCTTCCTGCTGGCGGCGATTGCGGTGGCGCGCGAAACGCGGCAAACCCGTAAAACCATCCGCATTGAGGTCGAAATCCCGGTGCTGATCCACTACGCCAGCGGCATTGTCTCCCGCAGCCAGACGGCGGATCTGTCGATGGGTGGTTGCCGCATTGTCGCGCCGGACGATCGTCACTTAAAGGATGAGATCGAGGAGATCGAACTGCTGCTGCACTCCGGGGCGATTGCCCTGCCGGTACAGACCGTCGCCAGCGATGAGAGCGCCATCCGATTGATGTTCAATGATATTCCGCTGGCGCGCCGCCGCGAACTGGTGCGCGTGGTGCTGGCGCGTGCCGATGCGTGGATCCACCCGCCGAAACCGCAGGACAACCCGTTCCGCTCGATGTTGACCATTGTGCGCTGCGTTTTTGACCTCTTCTGGCTCACCTGGCGTTCGCGACGCGAAAACCGCCGCCTGCGCGGCGAAAAAGCGCAGGAGGAGGGCCGGGTATGA
- the bcsB gene encoding cellulose biosynthesis cyclic di-GMP-binding regulatory protein BcsB: MKRLTLLTLLASALVTAPLHSEPTSVDALLPAVSAFAPSRVESVSLAQMGQPQGLTLSGGQFQGGVDFTLPVDQVVTNARLALNLKISPALAAANATLQLMLNGQPLGTVPLSAVEGDTARYQLDVPAALMVSSNNLSFKINGGDAAQCQRDADTKRYVTILPDSRFELEGQQLDIGADLSHFPRPFFDSMQMTPAAIAIAFSAKLSPDALSAGALIASWLGIQADYRGVAFAAYHDRLPEKNGILIGHPGEQIGGLMLPQSQQPLLKIIDNPANPVYKLLLVVGKDDEALRAAAWRLTRGEFNAQTAATEVAAQKLPLSQPYDAPRWIATDRPVMLSELIRKDQNLTATGIWHPSLQVAFRAAPDLFLWDGETIPLHIGYRFPTENWIDEERSWLSMTLNNTFLHNLPVNKQGALEKLWHKLGGDARQEQFDMPLEPYMIYGDNQLSLYFNIVPKTDAPCSTLLNNNIKSRIDEHSWIDLSHTRHFALLPNLSYFVGASFPFTRLADYAETVLMLPSAPSETQLATLLDMAARAGNATGTALTHNRVLLGMPSGGEARELLEKRDVLAISGMDQHEFNRALLADSPFTAHDSTLGVRKPSAWQKAQRWMTGDWAADGLEADRYFSSNEAWRGFVSFRSPWSSKRLVVLALGSSDAQLAQLHDDLSSATINAGIRGDAAIITDENGVRSFRVGEQFPSGEMPPQMMIIWYANQHSALLALLGLLLGALVGGLLYRTLKQRERKRLNPEKQK, from the coding sequence ATGAAACGTCTCACCTTATTAACCCTGCTGGCCAGCGCGCTGGTCACCGCGCCGCTGCACAGCGAGCCGACCTCCGTTGACGCGCTGCTGCCTGCGGTCTCCGCCTTTGCCCCCTCGCGCGTCGAAAGCGTGTCGCTGGCGCAGATGGGCCAGCCGCAGGGCCTGACGCTTAGCGGCGGCCAGTTCCAGGGCGGCGTCGATTTCACCCTGCCGGTCGATCAGGTAGTCACTAACGCGCGGCTGGCGCTGAACCTGAAAATCTCCCCGGCGCTGGCGGCGGCTAACGCCACGCTGCAACTGATGCTGAACGGGCAACCGCTCGGCACCGTGCCGCTGAGCGCCGTTGAGGGCGATACCGCCCGCTACCAGCTTGATGTTCCGGCGGCGCTGATGGTCTCCAGCAATAACCTCAGCTTCAAAATCAACGGCGGTGACGCCGCGCAGTGCCAGCGCGATGCCGACACCAAAAGGTATGTGACCATTCTGCCGGACTCGCGCTTTGAGCTGGAGGGGCAGCAGCTCGATATTGGTGCCGATCTCAGCCACTTCCCGCGCCCCTTTTTCGACAGCATGCAGATGACACCTGCCGCCATCGCCATCGCTTTTTCGGCGAAACTGAGTCCTGATGCCCTTAGCGCCGGAGCGCTGATTGCCTCATGGTTAGGCATTCAGGCCGATTATCGCGGCGTCGCCTTTGCCGCTTACCACGACCGGCTGCCGGAGAAGAACGGCATTCTGATTGGTCACCCAGGCGAGCAGATCGGCGGCCTGATGCTGCCGCAGAGCCAACAGCCGCTGCTGAAGATCATCGATAACCCGGCTAACCCGGTCTATAAGCTGTTGCTGGTGGTGGGCAAAGATGATGAAGCGCTGCGGGCGGCGGCCTGGCGGCTGACGCGCGGCGAGTTCAATGCGCAAACGGCTGCCACAGAAGTCGCCGCGCAGAAGCTGCCGCTGAGCCAGCCCTATGATGCGCCGCGCTGGATCGCCACCGATCGTCCGGTGATGCTCTCAGAACTGATCCGCAAGGATCAAAACCTGACCGCCACTGGCATCTGGCACCCGTCGTTACAGGTTGCGTTTCGCGCCGCGCCGGATCTCTTTTTGTGGGATGGCGAGACCATTCCGCTGCATATCGGTTACCGCTTCCCGACCGAGAACTGGATCGATGAAGAGCGCTCGTGGCTGAGCATGACGCTCAACAACACCTTCCTGCACAACCTGCCGGTGAACAAGCAGGGCGCGCTGGAGAAGCTGTGGCACAAGCTCGGTGGCGATGCCCGCCAGGAGCAGTTTGATATGCCACTTGAGCCTTACATGATCTATGGCGACAACCAGCTCTCCCTCTACTTCAATATCGTGCCGAAGACGGATGCGCCGTGCAGCACCTTGCTGAACAACAACATCAAGAGCCGCATTGACGAGCATTCGTGGATCGATCTCAGCCATACGCGCCACTTCGCGCTGCTGCCCAATCTCTCCTACTTCGTCGGCGCCTCATTCCCCTTCACCCGGCTGGCGGATTACGCCGAAACGGTGCTGATGCTGCCGTCCGCGCCGAGCGAAACGCAACTCGCAACGCTGCTGGATATGGCGGCGCGCGCCGGTAACGCCACCGGCACGGCATTAACCCATAACCGCGTGCTGCTTGGCATGCCGTCCGGCGGCGAGGCACGTGAGCTGCTGGAGAAGCGCGATGTGCTGGCGATCAGCGGCATGGATCAGCATGAGTTTAACCGTGCGCTGCTCGCTGACTCACCTTTCACCGCCCATGACAGCACGCTCGGCGTACGTAAACCCAGCGCATGGCAGAAGGCGCAGCGCTGGATGACCGGCGACTGGGCCGCCGACGGGCTGGAGGCGGATCGCTACTTCTCCTCCAACGAAGCGTGGCGCGGTTTTGTCAGCTTCCGTTCGCCGTGGAGCAGCAAACGGCTGGTGGTGCTGGCGCTCGGCAGCAGTGACGCCCAGCTGGCGCAACTGCATGACGATCTCTCCTCGGCGACCATCAACGCCGGGATTCGCGGCGATGCGGCGATCATCACCGATGAGAACGGCGTGCGCAGTTTCCGCGTCGGCGAGCAGTTCCCGAGCGGCGAGATGCCGCCGCAGATGATGATTATCTGGTATGCCAACCAGCACTCGGCGCTGCTGGCGCTGCTCGGCCTGCTGCTGGGCGCGCTGGTGGGCGGGCTGCTCTACCGCACCCTGAAACAGCGCGAGCGTAAACGACTCAACCCGGAGAAGCAGAAATGA